A genomic region of Arachis hypogaea cultivar Tifrunner chromosome 5, arahy.Tifrunner.gnm2.J5K5, whole genome shotgun sequence contains the following coding sequences:
- the LOC112799793 gene encoding cytochrome P450 CYP736A12-like yields MLPQVLAIPAAMLLVIFTFIILTPFVLNPANGSSKKLPPGPKPLPIIGNLHILGKLPHRTLETLATKYGPIMSLKLGQVPVVVVSSPEIAKLILKTHDLVFANRPKVQVVETLSYGRKGLVFTEYGGYWRNVRKLCSLQLLSASKVEMFGPLRKKELGMLVNTLKKASDSCEVVDLSQLIGEFAENITFNMILGRSKDNRFDLKGLIHEIMFLVGAFNLADYVPILGTFDLQGLKRRTKKASKAIDEALEHIINDHDHPSSAEFPQDNKDFIDILLSYINQPMDPHDHEQRHVVGRTNIKAIILDLIAGSYDTSSIAIEWAMSELLKNSRIMKKLQNEIEGLVGMNRQVEENDLKKLPYLDMVVKEILRLYPVGPFLVPHESTEDVTINGYFIEKNTRIMVNAWAIGRDPRVWLENNDMFFPERFENNDVDFKGHDFRLIPFGSGRRGCPGMNMGLTTIKITIAQLVHCFSWELPLGMTPENLDMTEEFRLSIPRSKHLLCRPTYRLLSDD; encoded by the exons ATGCTACCACAAGTATTAGCTATTCCTGCAGCAATGCTCCTTGTGATATTCACATTCATCATTCTAACACCATTTGTGTTGAATCCAGCTAATGGGAGTAGCAAAAAACTCCCACCAGGTCCAAAACCTTTACCAATTATTGGTAACCTTCACATCTTAGGAAAACTCCCACATCGCACCCTTGAGACCCTTGCCACTAAATATGGACCCATAATGTCCCTAAAGTTAGGACAAGTCCCTGTGGTTGTGGTTTCTTCTCCAGAAATTGCTAAGCTCATTCTGAAAACTCATGACTTGGTTTTCGCAAACCGGCCTAAGGTTCAG GTAGTAGAAACTCTTTCTTATGGCCGAAAGGGATTGGTGTTTACGGAGTATGGTGGTTATTGGCGCAACGTGAGGAAGTTGTGCAGCTTGCAACTTCTAAGTGCATCAAAGGTTGAGATGTTTGGTCCTTTGAGGAAGAAGGAGTTGGGAATGTTGGTGAATACACTTAAGAAGGCTTCGGATTCATGTGAGGTTGTGGATCTTAGTCAATTGATTGGGGAGTTTGCTGAAAATATCACTTTTAACATGATATTGGGTCGTAGCAAGGATAATCGGTTTGACCTCAAGGGCCTCATTCATGAGATTATGTTCTTGGTTGGTGCCTTCAATCTTGCAGATTATGTGCCTATCTTAGGTACGTTTGATCTTCAG GGATTAAAGAGAAGAACAAAGAAAGCAAGCAAGGCCATTGATGAAGCATTAGAGCACATCATCAATGATCACGATCACCCATCATCAGCTGAATTTCCACAGGATAACAAGGATTTTATAGACATATTACTCAGCTACATAAATCAACCAATGGacccacatgatcatgaacaaaGACATGTAGTTGGGAGAACCAATATAAAGGCTATCATATTAGACTTAATTGCTGGATCATACGACACTTCTTCAATAGCAATTGAATGGGCTATGTCAGAGcttttaaaaaattcaagaatAATGAAGAAACTTCAAAACGAGATTGAAGGCCTTGTGGGAATGAATAGACAAGTGGAAGAAAATGACTTGAAAAAATTGCCTTACCTTGACATGGTTGTAAAGGAGATATTACGATTATATCCTGTTGGACCATTTCTTGTGCCACACGAGTCTACAGAAGATGTTACTATAAATGGTTATTTTATAGAGAAAAATACACGAATTATGGTGAATGCATGGGCAATAGGGAGAGATCCAAGAGTTTGGTTAGAAAATAATGACATGTTTTTTCCTGAAAGATTTGAGAACAACGATGTAGATTTTAAAGGGCATGATTTTAGACTCATACCATTTGGGTCAGGTCGTAGAGGGTGTCCTGGGATGAATATGGGTTTAACTACCATTAAGATTACTATAGCACAATTAGTGCATTGTTTTAGTTGGGAACTTCCATTGGGTATGACTCCAGAGAATTTAGATATGACTGAAGAATTTAGACTCTCTATACCAAGAAGTAAGCATTTATTATGTAGGCCAACTTATCGCCTACTTAGTGATGATTAA
- the LOC112802192 gene encoding uncharacterized protein isoform X1 codes for MRCDGGGWFHHPCRAVRVCRHGCWSPSCCCGWGYAVYGRKKASLPLPENLSAAGGRSTVDPPELLATVGAVAGAGSKLHLLRFVNSSLRLLQKTSGAGILVVDFGLRRKGLCETFGLWNLRFEMNPTPEIDTAFSMLTQQEQQFNECNKSKVFFNRTMQSNDEGNKGRGRRRGRCQAIGRGRGSRLQCTFCDKPGHTIETCYKNNIFHFIWGKGKSTASITLLLRRKLMISAKAT; via the exons ATGAGGTGCGATGGTGGTGGGTGGTTCCACCATCCTTGTCGTGCCGTCAGAGTTTGCCGCCATGGCTGCTGGTCTCCTAGCTGCTGCTGTGGTTGGGGGTATGCTGTGTATGGTCGCAAGAAAGCCTCTCTGCCATTGCCGGAAAACCTCTCTGCCGCCGGAGGCCGCTCTACTG ttgatccaccggagcttctggccacCGTCGGAGCTGTTGCCGGGGCCGGTTCGAAATTGCACCTGCTTCGTTTTGTTAATTCA TCGTTGAGATTGTTGCAAAAAACAAGCGGAGCCGGGATTTTGGTTGTTGATTTCGGATTGAGGCGGAAgggactctgtgagacgtttgggttatggaatttgcgttttgag ATGAATCCTACACCTGAGATTGATACTGCCTTCTCCATGTTAACACAACAAGAACAACAATTCAATGAATGTAATAAATCCAAGGTTTTCTTTAACAGAACCATGCAGTCAAATGATGAAGGAAATAAAGGGAGAGGTAGAAGGAGAGGTAGATGCCAGGCTATTGGAAGAGGACGAGGAAGTAGATTGCAATGTACATTCTGTGACAAGCCTGGCCACACCATCGAGACGtgctataaaaataatatttttcacttCATTTGGGGCAAAGGCAAATCAACAGCATCAATTACATTGCTGTTGAGAAGAAAATTGATGATCTCAGCTAAAGCAACCTAA
- the LOC112802192 gene encoding uncharacterized protein isoform X3 has product MRCDGGGWFHHPCRAVRVCRHGCWSPSCCCGWGYAVYGRKKASLPLPENLSAAGGRSTVDPPELLATVGAVAGAGSKLHLLRFVNSSLRLLQKTSGAGILVVDFGLRRKGLCETFGLWNLRFEDMSAEVTKSLFSCC; this is encoded by the exons ATGAGGTGCGATGGTGGTGGGTGGTTCCACCATCCTTGTCGTGCCGTCAGAGTTTGCCGCCATGGCTGCTGGTCTCCTAGCTGCTGCTGTGGTTGGGGGTATGCTGTGTATGGTCGCAAGAAAGCCTCTCTGCCATTGCCGGAAAACCTCTCTGCCGCCGGAGGCCGCTCTACTG ttgatccaccggagcttctggccacCGTCGGAGCTGTTGCCGGGGCCGGTTCGAAATTGCACCTGCTTCGTTTTGTTAATTCA TCGTTGAGATTGTTGCAAAAAACAAGCGGAGCCGGGATTTTGGTTGTTGATTTCGGATTGAGGCGGAAgggactctgtgagacgtttgggttatggaatttgcgttttgag gatatgagcgcagaagtcacgaagagtttatttagttgttgttga
- the LOC112802192 gene encoding uncharacterized protein isoform X2: MRCDGGGWFHHPCRAVRVCRHGCWSPSCCCGWGYAVYGRKKASLPLPENLSAAGGRSTVDPPELLATVGAVAGAGSKLHLLRFVNSSLRLLQKTSGAGILVVDFGLRRKGLCETFGLWNLRFEMGSAKESVEFRISVHR; encoded by the exons ATGAGGTGCGATGGTGGTGGGTGGTTCCACCATCCTTGTCGTGCCGTCAGAGTTTGCCGCCATGGCTGCTGGTCTCCTAGCTGCTGCTGTGGTTGGGGGTATGCTGTGTATGGTCGCAAGAAAGCCTCTCTGCCATTGCCGGAAAACCTCTCTGCCGCCGGAGGCCGCTCTACTG ttgatccaccggagcttctggccacCGTCGGAGCTGTTGCCGGGGCCGGTTCGAAATTGCACCTGCTTCGTTTTGTTAATTCA TCGTTGAGATTGTTGCAAAAAACAAGCGGAGCCGGGATTTTGGTTGTTGATTTCGGATTGAGGCGGAAgggactctgtgagacgtttgggttatggaatttgcgttttgag ATGGGATCGGCAAAGGAGTCCGTTGAGTTTCGGATTTCGGTACATCGCTGA